The Sander lucioperca isolate FBNREF2018 chromosome 4, SLUC_FBN_1.2, whole genome shotgun sequence DNA segment tctatgaactgaatgaagcattttaaatattgttcgatcacgtgaatttgatcgtgggatgCTAAAATCATGATCATgatttaaaatttgattaattgtgcagccctactcttaATGTAagtcaaaccagctattaggctaactgaaataaaaccatgccaacctctaggtatggtgaagggtatgtgatgatgtgggggtatggtgaagggtatgtgatgatatgggggtatgtgatgatgtgggggtatggtgaagggtatgtgatgatgtgggggtatggtgaagggtatgtgatgatatgggggtatggtgaagggtatgtgatgatgtgggggtatggtgaagggtatgtgaagatgtgggggtatggtgaagggtatgtgaagatgtgggggtatggtgaagggtatgtgatgatgtgggggtatggtgaagggtatgtgatgatgtgggagtatggtgaagggtatatgatgatgtgggggtatggtgaagggtatgtgatgatgtggggtatggtgaagggtatgtgaagatgtgggggtatggtgaagggtatgtgaagatgtgggggtatggtgaagggtatgtgatgatgtgggggtatggtgaagggtatgtgatgatgtgggggtatggtgaagggtatgtgatgatgtgggggtatggtgaagggtatgtgaagatgtgggggtatggtgaagggtatgtgatgatgtgggggtatggtgaagggtatgtgatgatgtgggggtatggtgaagggtatgtgatgatgtgggggtatggtgaagggtatgtgatgatgtgggggtatggtgaagggtatgtgatgatgtgggggccaagggaactttatcaggatgcatagtatcctggatccatgtaataactggcctttcaaaataaaagtctgcctgcctctatgggaatttaacataggggtgtactgacttatgccccctgtattttaaggaagagcATTTATTTAGTCATggtacattattcattcacaaagaaaattggtgtccttaaaggttggatttttccaaattttttttaattaaggcattaagatcaatttccaaaagatgattttttaattcctctttttagtcaactttagcatgggttcataaacttatgagcagcactgtaaatAACTCAATTGAGTCACATTAAAATAGATTGTGTATAGGACagctaagggcgttttcacacatacctcatttggtccggactttcggacttttcagtttgatccgaaccaaaattagaggtgtgaaacctcccccggaccacggtccggatcaaaagaccaaattttggtccgaccaaaagaggtggtctcggtccagaccaaactgaaccatggtccggttcgtttacagtgtgaaagcatttttttggatggttcggacttttggaccaaatacaagaagctctggcagactCTCCtcgtgttacaagaccggggaatagctcctttaaggaatagctcggtgctgagagagtgacggtgaatgcgctcagaggagacagctgtcggctatcagagctgagaatacagcagcagtttatttgttaagtggtagtaaatgtaggctactgtgtaggtttccgtttgtctctgaataaattctccagaaagttccagtgtcttgcttctcaacatcacaacaaaacaaaaagagccgcggctgtaggggagagcagcagtcagtaggagagagcagcagtcagtaggagagagcagcagtcagtaggagagagcagcagtcagtaggagagagcagcagtcagtaggagagagcagcagtcagtaggagagagcagcagtcagtaggatagagcagcagtcagtaggagggagcagcagtcagtaggagggagcagcagtcagtaggagggagcagcagtcagtaggagagagcagcagtcaggagagagcagcagtcagtaggagagagcagcagtcagtaggagagagcagcagtcagtaggagggagcagcagtcagtaggagggagcagcagtcagtaggagggagcagcagtcagttgaaaaaactcagacccagagagaggatacgagaggacggggaagcctgtctacaaaccaatcaattataagtatctggagacgcagctcacatatgtgatgacgacaggacgtagttttgtcacgtagagatctttagtgcacttgcataactgcagtgtgaaaccaaaacttaccggatcaaatgtagacaatgtaacaaaaacatgaaccatggtccggaccttggttcggactttcatgtgtgaaaacgccctaagaatTTGAAAAAGTAACGGCAATCAATTTCTGAAATACCCGTCCTGATTtgagacaatttttttttgttatttttttccaaacagAATCCAAAGACCAACAGAACGGGACAAAGACTGGACCTGCAGTGGAAGAAGTGACAGAGTCAAACAATCGTGGTAAATGTCTTTGGGTAGTTCTCTAAAATATTGATCCTACATTCTCTCTGACTACAagatcctctctctgtctctctctcttgcgaAAATTGCAGTTTTGGATGGGAAAATATCATCCACGTGAACCGTGTAGATCCAAAGAGtttttttatttggggggggaGACCCGGTGATAATAcagcaccggtgccttaacgaccgttctctaccggaccgaatagcaacgcggatttcagtgccttatttaggtgccacttaatgcctgcgcttctctctgatgctctgaaaacagacgttagagggaactgaaacatcgccgcacgggacgctagttaatactacacctgacagcagctaacgttagcctaccattagctagttaaaactacactcgacagcagctaacgttagcctaccgttagctagttaacactacacctgacagcagctaacattagcctaccgttagctagttaacactacacttagcagcaggtaacgttagcctaccattagctagttaacactacactcgacagcaggtaacgttaacctaccgttagctagttaacactatactcgacagcaggtaacgttaacctaccgttagctagttaacactacactcgacagcaggtaacgttaacctaccgttagctagttaacactatactcgacagcaggtaacgttagcctaccgttagctagttaacactacactcgacagcaggtaacgttaacctaccgttagctagttaacactacacttagcagcagctaacgttaacctaccgttagctagttaacactacacttagcagcagctaacgttaacctaccgttagctagttaacactacactcgacagcaggtaacgttaacctaccgttagctagttaacactacactcggcagcaggtaacgttaacctaccgttagctagttaacactacactcgacagcagctaacgttagcctaccgttagctagttaacactacacctgacagcagctaacattagcctaccgttagctagttaacactacacttagcagcaggtaacgttagcctaccattagctagttaacactacactcgacagcaggtaacgttaacctaccgttagctagttaacactatactcgacagcaggtaacgttaacctaccgttagctagttaacactacactcgacagcaggtaacgttagcctaccgttagctagttaacactacactcgacagcaggtaacgttagcctaccgttagctagttaacactacactcgacagcaggtaacgttaacctaccgttagctagttaacactacacttagcagcagctaacgttaacctaccgttagctagttaacactacactcgacagcaggtaacgttaacctaccgttagctagttaacactacactcgacagcaggtaacgttaacctgccgttagctagttaacactacactcgacagcagctaacgttagcctaccgttagctagttaacactacacctgacagcagctaacattagcctaccgttagctagttaacactatactcgacagcaggtaacgttagcctaccgttagctagttaacactacactcgacagcaggtaacgttaacctaccgttagctaggtaacactacacttagcagcagctaacgttagcctactgttatctagcagctggagtaaacacggtgctgacagctaaacggtgtaaagtctgtctgtatttcactggagaggattctaaCAGTCTGTAGCTAacatctgaaaaacacagatgttgcgttcacttgaaatttgcctcgccagcctcgtgctgcattcaaagttgttgtaaaatacccttttcccatccagtggttgtttttgtcgttaacaggaatttactggtgaaataagttagtTATAAgtcattgtttttacatttttaataaatcatttaattttgaccctatggccttagcaatacacaagccgttctttaatgtcgccgactgtcgttttgtgcttcttttttttttttttgtagatcaactttttattgttttatgagagcgagagagagagatttaaaaataaataaataaagacggGGGTGTCAACAGGGGTCCATCTCTTCAGCACCTGTCCTTCTAAACTCAACGTTGTGTCTGATTCTCTTCTAGGCGGTGGAAACAGGAAGGCTGCCCTTGGCCGCGTCATTCCCGCTGTGCTCTTCATTCTTGGCGTGGTCATCGTTCTCGGCGTTCTAGTGAACGCGTGGAATGATGCGTAAGTTACCAAAACCAACTTCtgccacacttttttttttattaacaattCAAGTTCTATTACtattgttctcttaatacatccatgctgtcAGCTCGTATGGTCAGATACAGGATTCAAAACTCCCGGTATCAGCGGAGCCTGCGCGGTGACGTCTGGCGCCGTTAATAGCAACGTGCCTActgtagaggatggatacccgaacccgGCCTGGCCCGTCGGGTCCCGCCGGGCTCagttcagacagatatttagaaatgatgttggggtttgggtcgggctcagtcacatcagcgcgataagacattgaacattttaaatttaaaacggCTTATTATGtagcttgttcccccgtgtgagctgatgagctcatctgttgacatttctgaatgccgtCCTACACACGCTTCATAAAAGATTTCACACAAACGTACATGTCGTTAGTTTAGTAGTcaatattattttcattatttctttTGCAATCAAGCAGACAGTACAGGCAACCGTTCAGAGACACAATACAGGTATAAATGTCTCGGGAGATCAGTCCATGGATTTCAGCATCTCCTTAATATCCACTCACAGGTCGCAGGGACGAGCGACAATCCTCCAGCAACACAAGGAAGAGACGAATGtaaaagagcgagagagagaccgaACCCGACCCCCATACCCTTTTAAGTAAGCATTCATAAAAATTGTTTCACTAACACTTAGGTTACATCATTAGAAAAGGTACGTAGTAATCGGAGACCATTTAGTCAGAAATACTTGTGTTTTTAGTTGTAACCTGGCAGTTATATATATTCCATGTGGTATACCTCCTTAACTTTTTCCCTCCGCTGCATAAATTAGATTTTAACCGTGTCGGGCTCGTAGATTTCTGGCCACACGTTCACCGAAttccatttggatttttttttttcaaagtaaaatgttCTTGTTTATTTACGAATTGTTTATGATGAAATCAATCTGAAGACTGTTTTGTGAATTAGTTCTAATCAATCTTTAATTCAGCCTACATGTAACATATATTGCGTGACTTTAATTATCAAAATCTTAACTTTTTAATTTGGACTACAGCTTCATGACTCTGTGGTCATTGTGTTATGTATTTTAAGACCCTCCCTGACGTCCACCCGCGACACCGTCGCTCAGAACTTTGCCGAAATGCTGCCGACGGAGATGAGCGCGAAGATCTTCGGCGAGCTGGACGCGGAGAGTCTGTGCAGCGCCGCGCGCACCTGCAGGCTGTGGCACGACATCATCGAGGAGAGCGAGCAGGTGTGGAGGAGGCAGTGTCTGCCGGTCCGAGCCGTGTGTCAGAGGGAGGTCGACGGAGACCGGAGAGACGGCCTGTCCTGGAaggtgggtgtgtctgtgtgtgtgtgtgtgtgtgtgtgtgtgtgtgtgtgtgtgtgtgtgtgtgtgtgtgtgtgtgtgtgtgtgtgtgtgtgtgtgtgtgtgtgtgtgtgtgtgtgtgtgtgtgtggtccggccaaaatgctggaccccacaagtttaaaggtctctTTGAGGGTTAcgacttggttttagggttagaattaggttatggttaaggttaggcatacTGTGTACATACACTTAtgcttatattgtttatattctactTAGCGAAGGTGTGatgtgcaccaacaacaccaacattccttgtatttgttaaaaagcaTACCTGGCAAtaaaaccatttctgattcaaGTTTCAGTCGACTGAACGTCTGAGCATTTTAGTCAGAATTATCCATGactattttagtctagtttGAGTCAATGAAAACTGTATTTTagactcttttcttttttagtaaTGCAATTCTATTTAACCCAGTCAACATAGAATATGTACCTAGTAGTATAGACGAAACCAAAATCTTTTAGCCAAACCCATTTCAAACAAGGTTatcttattatattattgttacatttatatatatatatatatatatatatatatatatatatatatatatatatatatatatatatatatatatatatatatatatatatatatatatatatacacacacacacacacacacacacacacacacacacacacacacacacacacacacacacacacacacacacacacacacacgcttctaTGTAATGacagtttttccaaatgtcgtTTCTGCCTTTTTTCCGGCCGGCCATCGGCCCCCATGTCTCTGTGTCAGACTTTACTCGGTTTGTTGTCGTTGGCGCCAACTCACCGCAGCGGCGTCTTCTAAATCAGGGGGGTCAAACTCAGCTTCACTACGGGCCGCgctggaaaataagaatcccatcaagggccagacaagTTTTAGTTTATCGACATGTTATTtaatcgaaaaaagtcaaacctCTTTGAAGTATTACTGCATGGCTCATATACtcttctcacttacagcttggtcgacataaagcctcAAAAAAGTAACTCAGCCATCAaagaaaaaagttggaaaacatCCCTAGAAAGGTGAAGAGCTGTAGTATGCGAATGAgatttcaaattcaacgggaacccatatttggccgtttggggacagcttaaagtcaggaggtttagcaacagaaTTGTCGGAAATCGGAAATTGTATGAACTggcttttctggcttttctccataattccataGTAGATATGGagatgttgggcatccctagaaAGGTGAAGAGCTGAAGTATGCAAATCAGGTCTGGAAATCTGGCCTCAATGTTTGACACGTGTTCTAAATAAACTGCAGCGAGTGGGGCTTGAGGAAGGGACGTCGCCTGCGTCTGTGCAGTGTGACCTGATGCAGCCCCTGAAGCGAgacacaggaaacagaaataataataataataataacacgaCTAAACGAGACGAAATAACGTCTCGTTCTGGTCAATGGAAATGAAGGGACATTTTCtagcatagtttttttttattcatcaacaatattgcattattcatttaattatagtcatcgtcacgtgaccagcatttacgtctcgtctcgtttttggaggacttgttgaaaaTGTCGATAGTCTTTATCGTCCCATAGAGAATCATTTCCACACATCTTTTCATGTTCCATAGCACAACTCTGCAGATAGataggtatgtatgtatgttactTACTTGCTTACTTGCTTGCTTGCTTACTTACTTGCTtacttgcttgcttgcttgcttgcttacTTGCTTGCTtacttgcttgcttgcttgctagcttgctagctcactcactcactcaccttACCTcacctccttccttccttcctgcagGTGACGCTGGTGAAGAACTACAGGAGGAGCTGTGTGAAGAGAGACTGGCTGAGAGGGCGCTACAGCCACGTGAGGTCAGCGGAGGAGCTGAGCGGCAGGAAGATGGCGCCGCTGGACGCCGAGACCTGGGGAGAGATCCTACAGGCCGAGCTGGACAGATgaccccacccacacacacacacacacacacacacacacacacacagacctacaGATCTTAATTCAAAATGCACCTCTGGCACTTCTGAGTGCCTGATTGTTAACTCTTAATGTATTTTATACTTTTGTCTTTTTatgtaaatacacacaaaacaattgtacatatttttgttaatttgttttaagaaaaaaaaaaaggatcatgaagaaaatgaaatgttgaCATTGTTGGATGGAATTATGTTGAAATCAAGCTTTTATTGCGTTGATGTAAAATCAGCTgagataataataaataaatgttaagaTCAATGTAATGTTGTTGTCGGGACGATATCAGAGAGAATTCAGCGCTGTACTTCTTTTAACCATTAACATGgttgtatttcagttagcctaatagctggttggatttgcattgagagatgattttatggaaagtaccccatgccaatctgtagaggattaaaacagcgggacgtacaacagtctgccgctaaagctacgagctaacagactcaaactagcactggtcactgctgttgtctgaaaaactacacagacgggactaaatgttgcgtttactggtaaactggtaaaccttgtgacgacttatgaccgactgctatctgttgtggagttttcctcacgttactctgtcctctgtgaccgtctacatctaaactaagctgcgcggtgcagggaaccactctgattggctcatggaggcacgtgatcagagagtggtttacggagcgttctatgaactgaatgaagcattttaaatattgtttgatcacgtgaatttgatcgtgggatgCTAAAATCATGATCGTGATTTCAAATTGGATTaactgtgcagccctactctcaATGTAagtcaaaccagctattaggctaactgaaataaaaccatgccaacctctaggtatggtgaagggtatgtgatgatgtgggggtatggtgaagggtatgtgatgatgtgggggccaagggaactttatcaggatgcatagtatcctggatccatgaaataactggcctttcaaaataaaagactgcctgcctctatgggaatttaacataggggtggactgacttatgccccctgtattttaaggaagaacatttatttattcacgatacattattcattcacaaagaaaattggtgccctttaaaggttggatttttcttaatttttttaattaaggcattaagctcaatttccaaaagatgaatttttaattcctctttttagtcaactttagcatgggtccATAAACTCatgagcaccactgtacttAAAAACTCTTAGGCCTTTTAAACCACGAGCATACTGTATAAAGCAGCACTcaactattttatttattcatacatGCTTGTCATGTTTCGTCAG contains these protein-coding regions:
- the LOC116059202 gene encoding uncharacterized protein LOC116059202 — translated: MGEHRPTCPFPTIEAEGDEVALQCRLDPPVNLSACTLDVARAVLCIYGDLDSYPTGRDQMARCGGFVALLSDGGVYKVFLQKLRARSVVNVTDESKDQQNGTKTGPAVEEVTESNNRGGGNRKAALGRVIPAVLFILGVVIVLGVLVNAWNDASQGRATILQQHKEETNVKERERDRTRPPYPFKPSLTSTRDTVAQNFAEMLPTEMSAKIFGELDAESLCSAARTCRLWHDIIEESEQVWRRQCLPVRAVCQREVDGDRRDGLSWKVTLVKNYRRSCVKRDWLRGRYSHVRSAEELSGRKMAPLDAETWGEILQAELDR